In a genomic window of Magnolia sinica isolate HGM2019 chromosome 16, MsV1, whole genome shotgun sequence:
- the LOC131228649 gene encoding methyl jasmonate esterase 1-like, with protein MENMTKKNFILVHGVCHGAWCWYKLATLLRSVGHRVTVLDLAGCGVNTTQLDELHTIDDYVKPLMETMALIPPQEKVVLVGHSFGGFVLSLAMERFTEKISVAIFISALMPGLANPPASLMEENLKRNPLDSLSDSKMSFDKGEDKLPTSFIFGPKYLASHLYQCCQHEDLTLATMLMRPARLYIEDLSKGGILSDENYGSINRVYIICKEDLVFKEEFQRWIIENYPPREVKEIDGSDHMVMLSKPQELRKCLLEIVEKYA; from the exons atggAGAACATGACCAAGAAGAATTTCATTCTGGTGCATGGTGTATGCCATGGTGCATGGTGTTGGTATAAGCTCGCGACATTGCTAAGGTCGGTGGGCCACCGAGTCACCGTGCTTGATCTCGCTGGTTGTGGGGTGAACACCACTCAACTCGATGAGCTCCACACAATCGACGACTATGTGAAACCTTTGatggaaacaatggccttaatccCTCCTCAAGAAAAGGTGGTGCTCGTTGGTCATAGCTTCGGTGGCTTTGTTCTTTCACTAGCCATGGAGAGGTTCACTGAAAAGATCTCAGTAGCCATTTTTATTTCAGCGTTGATGCCAGGCCTGGCAAATCCGCCTGCTAGCTTAATGGAAGAG AATTTGAAGAGGAACCCATTGGATTCGCTGTCTGATTCTAAGATGTCCTTTGACAAAGGAGAGGACAAACTTCCCACTTCATTCATCTTTGGCCCCAAGTATCTTGCATCGCATTTATATCAATGTTGCCAGCATGAG GATCTTACACTAGCCACCATGTTAATGCGGCCAGCACGATTGTACATTGAAGACCTATCAAAGGGTGGTATCCTTTCCGATGAGAATTATGGGTCTATTAATCGAGTTTACATCATATGCAAGGAAGATTTAGTGTTTAAAGAGGAATTCCAACGTTGGATTATTGAGAATTACCCACCAAGGGAGGTGAAGGAGATTGATGGTTCTGATCATATGGTCATGCTGTCAAAGCCACAGGAGTTGCGCAAATGCCTGCTTGAAATTGTTGAGAAATATGCTTGA